CGGTGCGGGCGGTGCGGCGACCAACACCGGCGGCAACGGCGGTGACGGCGGCAGCGCCACCAATGGCGGTGCCACCAACGGCGGCGCGTCCACCACGGCCTCCAACGGCAGCGCGACCGCCGGCAACGGCGCGACCGGTGCGGTCGGCGCGGCCGGCGGCCAGGGCGGCCAGGGCGGTACCGGCGAAGGCGGCCAGGGCGGCAACGGCGTGGCCGGGGTCGGCAACGGGGCCGTGGGCGGTGCCGGCGGTGCCGGCGGCGCTGGCGGGGTGTTGAGCCTCAATGCCGGCACCTTCGACATGTCCAACACCATCGCCAACAGCTTCACCAACGGCGCGGGCATCGTGGTGTCGAGCCAGAACTCCGGCATCTCGTCCCTGGTGCAGCAGAGCGTCAACGTGCAGGCCAACCTGACGGTCGGCCACTGAGCGGTGCCGGGCGGGTCGCCGGAGATGGCGTCGAAAACGGGCGGCCCGCCCGCGTACCCATGGGAGTCATGGCCATGTGTGATTTCGAGACAAAGGGGCGACGCGTGCTGGCGGTGCTGTGCGTGCCGCTGATGCTCGCGTGGACCGGTGCCCGGGCCGACGACGGCCCGGGCGTGCCGGCCGGCGCGGACGCGGGGGTGACGGGCGCGCCCGCACCCACGCCCGAGGCGGCGGCACCCGCGCCGGTGCTGGCCGATCTGGGGGGCGCGGCGCTGTCGCCGGATGCCCTGGCGGCGCAGCGCGGGGGCACGGAAACCCTCAGCGACATGAAGCTCGGCGGGGTGGTGGCCAACAACCAGGCCAGCGACCTGGTGACCGGGCACAACATCGTCAGCGACGGCTCGCTGACCGGCAACGCGGGATTCGCGACGGTGGTGCAGAACACCGGCAACAACGTGCTGATCCAGAACGCGACGATCATCAACCTGCAACTGCAATAGAACGGGGGCGCGCATGAACCGGCTCACGAGGATCACCGCGGCGCTCGCGGTCGGCTGGAGCCTGAGCGCCGGAGCGGCGCAGCTGAGTTTTCCGACCGACGTGGTCGGCCCTTACACGCTGCGGGTCACCAGCCTCAAGGAGGCCCGCCATCTGGGCACCATCCAGCAGCAGTACGATTTCAGCTGCGGCTCGGCGGCCCTGGCGACCCTGCTGACCCATCACTACGGCTACGCGGTGACCGAGCAGGTGGTGTTCCGCGTCATGTACCTGCGTGGCGACCAGGCGAAGATCCGCCGTGAGGGCTTCTCGCTGCTCGACATGAAGAATTTCCTCGCCGCCAACGGCTTCGCGTCCGACGGCTTCGAGGCGCCCCTGGAGGCGCTGACCAAGGCCAAGGTGCCGGCGATCGCGCTGGTCAGCGAGATGGGTTACCACCATTTCGTGGTCATCAAGGGGCTGCAGGACGGGCGCGTGCTGATCGGCGATCCGGCGCGGGGCACGCGCGCGGTGTCGCGCTCGGCCTTCGAGGCGATGTGGCACAACAAGATCCTGTTCGTCATCAAGAACCATCTGGAGGCGGCGCGCTTCAACCGGGCCGCCGATTGGCGGGTGGCGCCGCGCGCGCCGCTCGAGGCTGGCCTGCGCGGCCTGCCCAACGCGATCCCGGCGATGCGCGCGGTCAGCGATTTCTAGGATCCGGCCCGCGGTGCCCCGGTCGCGAGCCGGTGGCGCCGCGCAGGCGCCGGTGTGGAGACACAGCATGTTGCACAGCAATCCCCTGGCCGCGGCCGTGCTTGGCGCCCTCGGCCTCCTGATGGCCTCCGGTCTCGGCGCCGCGGAAAGCCCGCTGGCCGGACCGGCCCTGAGTGCCGCCCGCCTGGATGCGATCCGCGGCGGCTTCGAGCTGCCGGATCTGAAGCTGAAGCTCTCCTTCGGGCTCGAGCGCGCGGTGTTCGTCAATGGCGAGCTGGTGGCGCGCACGACGCTTAACCTGAGCCAGCTGCGTGACACGGTGGCGGCCCGGGTCGATGCCGCGATCCCCGACGGGGCGGCGCTGCAGGCGCAGGTGCAGGCCCAGGTGGCCGCGCAGCTGGCCAGCGCCGGCATCGCCACGGTGGTGCTGCCGGTGCGCAGCGCCGCCGAGGTGGTGACCCCGGCGGGGGCGAGCGCCGTCGAGATGCGCGCCACCCCGGGCGCTGCGACCGG
The nucleotide sequence above comes from Nitrogeniibacter mangrovi. Encoded proteins:
- a CDS encoding C39 family peptidase, with amino-acid sequence MNRLTRITAALAVGWSLSAGAAQLSFPTDVVGPYTLRVTSLKEARHLGTIQQQYDFSCGSAALATLLTHHYGYAVTEQVVFRVMYLRGDQAKIRREGFSLLDMKNFLAANGFASDGFEAPLEALTKAKVPAIALVSEMGYHHFVVIKGLQDGRVLIGDPARGTRAVSRSAFEAMWHNKILFVIKNHLEAARFNRAADWRVAPRAPLEAGLRGLPNAIPAMRAVSDF